A single window of Micromonas commoda chromosome 6, complete sequence DNA harbors:
- a CDS encoding predicted protein, with protein MRGRASLLAIVVASLLATASAQPKPERPSGGGPGGGGAGAGDKKPPGSRPGAPPAEGKPPSRPGSGGSLAAGGKLAFDSATGKLKGTWAGAIIPSYRAPMAAPLLGTVGYGTDSKLIYGPFEAGFGAGPTSTSASDARPPYPCKDGSTYSGYCPGGMDVKTCEETLFKTCASGTVRTELFMDECGGHANPYHYHMDPVCLYKPDDPGHSGVVGVMLDGRPLYGRHETTGTAPADLDPCGGHTGTVPAYDSWGIPEGAKIYHYHARTKPPFLLGCYGDETTSSLQHCRRLYQSGTRKCGDGAGVTMSGSVELEYDLWCPCYDSDGKQADGDSDDDKGGVVAAPGLPASPPRPPGLPDGYDTWEEYKKEQDRKAEHAKRDAEKKKEAEEKKKKEAEEKKKEAEDKKKEAEEKKKQAEEKRKKLEEKKKEAEEKRKKLEEERKEAKAKRDAMLAKIADAKAARRAKVLADAAIAGKNATRVKFKKPAPNATAACDLAFAAMPSVNSSKAFCNATETSASSGRRRRILNTEYDVTIEVNPEEVNVTAAVTELQSGGITPTTTQVDPLVALASVDGVDSGDLTALKTEVAGAAEVQAEVAAIEDQVDSTEAEVSDAEAEVKDAEAEADGLQAEADELQAEADELKAEAEYADQVADEEKKKADAAADTVSALPPRSDDEADVDIITTTKPKGGAAGLAGLFTALVATAAALVSVGQIG; from the coding sequence ATGCGTGGGCGCGCGTCTTTACTCGCCATCGTGGTCGCGAGCCTCCTCGCGACCGCTTCGGCTCAGCCTAAACCCGAGAGGCCGAGCGGTGGGGGTCCGGGAGGCGGGggggcgggagcgggagacAAAAAACCACCGGGCTCGAGGCCCGGTGCGCCCCCGGCTGAAGGAAAGCCCCCCTCGCGGCCAGGTTCCGGGGGGTCCCTCGCCGCTGGTGGCAAGCTCGCGTTCGACTCCGCGACTGGTAAGCTGAAGGGAACGTGGGCCGGAGCCATCATCCCTTCTTACAGGGCGCCCATGGCTGCTCCGCTCCTCGGCACGGTGGGCTACGGAACGGACTCTAAACTCATCTACGGTCCGTTCGAGGCTGGGTTCGGTGCCGGgccgacgtccacgtcagcgtcCGACGCTAGGCCCCCTTACCCTTGCAAGGACGGATCCACCTACTCGGGTTACTGCCCAGGCGGCATGGACGTCAAGACTTGCGAGGAGACGCTCTTCAAGACGTGCGCCAGCGGCACCGTTCGAACCGAACTCTTCATGGACGAGTGCGGGGGCCACGCCAACCCTTACCACTACCACATGGACCCCGTGTGCCTCTACAAACCGGACGACCCCGGTCATTCCGGCGTCGTTGGCGTCATGCTCGACGGCAGGCCCCTCTACGGCCGGCACGAAACCACGGGGACGGCACCCGCGGACCTCGACCCGTGCGGCGGGCACACCGGAACAGTGCCCGCGTACGATTCGTGGGGCATCCCGGAGGGCGCCAAGATCTACCACTACCACGCGCGGACCAAGCCGCCGTTCTTGCTCGGGTGCTACGGCGACGAGACTACCAGCTCGCTGCAGCACTGCCGGCGGCTGTACCAGTCCGGGACGCGCAAGTGCGgtgacggcgcgggggtaaCGATGAGCGGGTCTGTGGAGTTGGAGTACGATCTCTGGTGCCCGTGCTACGACTCGGACGGCAAGCAAGCCGATGgggactccgacgacgacaaagGGGGTGTGGTCGCGGCCCCCGGCCTCCCGGCCTccccgcctcggcctcccgGCCTTCCGGACGGCTACGACACCTGGGAGGAGTACAAGAAGGAGCAGGACAGGAAGGCTGAACACGCCAAGAGGGAtgcggagaagaagaaagaggctgaggagaagaagaagaaggaggctgaggagaagaagaaggaggctgaggacAAGAAGAAAGAGGctgaggagaagaagaagcagGCTGAGGAGAAGCGCaagaagctcgaggagaagaagaaggaggctgaggagaagcgcaagaagctcgaggaggagcggaaAGAGGCAAAAGCcaagcgcgacgcgatgctcgcgaagATTGCCGACGCAAaggctgcgcggcgcgctaaggtcctcgcggacgcggccatcgcgggcaagaacgcgacgagggtgaAGTTCAAGAAGCCCGCGCccaacgccaccgccgcgtgcgacctCGCCTTTGCCGCCATGCCCTCGGTGAACTCCTCCAAGGCTTTTTGCAACGCCACCGAGACCTCCGCTTCCTcgggccgacgccgccgcatcctcaACACCGAATACGACGTGACGATCGAGGTTAACCCCGAGGAGGTCAacgtgaccgccgcggtcaccgAGCTGCAGAGCGGGGGTATCACCCCCACCACCACCCAAGTCGACCCGCTGGTGGCGCTGGCCTcggtggacggcgtcgattCGGGGGACCTGACGGCGCTAAAGACCGAggtggcgggcgccgcggaggtgcaGGCGGAGGTTGCCGCCATCGAGGACCAGGTCGACTCGACCGAGGCTGAGGtttccgacgccgaggcggaggtgaaggacgccgaggcggaggctgacgggctccaggcggaggctgacgagctccaggcggaggctgacgagCTCAAGGCAGAGGCTGAGTACGCCGACCAGGTtgccgacgaggagaagaagaaggcggatGCTGCTGCTGACACCGTGAGTGCCCTTCCCCCgcgctccgacgacgaggccgacgtGGACATCATTACCACGACCAAACCGAAAGGAGGagccgcggggctcgcgggGCTtttcaccgcgctcgtcgccacggccgcggcgcttgTCAGCGTTGGGCAAATCGGGTGA
- a CDS encoding DNA photolyase, with translation PRRVRSLRGGDVPVGEGPVVYWMSRDQRAMDNWALCHALAVAREHRRPLHVVFALVPEFANAGARQYCFMLRGLRELESRLRDLGIPFHLAQGPDPGVSVPAAAERLGCSMLVTDFSPLRIGRAWRDSVTTLLCPVDVPVAEVDAHNVVPAWVASEKQEYAARTIRKKINGRLTDFLTDFPTVEDVREAATEAAAGAEKHPVRSAGSIDWDGLIDAARAGAGGAVPEVLSPSPPRSRAPGETAALAALFGTSASFLPNRLALYGSRNDPNVPEALSGLSPYLHFGQLSAQRCAVEATKHRAKHPEAVDSFLEELIVRRELADNFCLHNPHYDSIAGAPGWARESLALHASDAREFAYTLEELEHSRTHDELWNAAQKELTHLGTMHGFLRMYWAKKILEWTGEGPEEALRRAIYLNDRYQLDGRDPNGYVGCMWAICGVHDQGWKERDVFGKVRYMNYAGCKRKFKIAEYVERVEREV, from the coding sequence CCTCGGAGGGTCCGatcgcttcgcggcggcgacgtcccggtGGGCGAAGGTCCTGTGGTGTACTGGATGTCCCGGGACCAGCGGGCGATGGACAACTGGGCGCTCTgccacgccctcgccgtcgcgcgcgagcatcgccgaCCGCTGCACGTGGtcttcgcgctcgtccctgagttcgccaacgcgggcgcgaggcagTACTGCTTCATGCTCCGCGGGCTGAGGGAGCTGGAGTCGAGGCTGAGAGATCTCGGCATCCCGTTCCACCTCGCGCAAGGGCCGGACCCCGGCGTCTCcgtcccggccgccgcggaacgcCTCGGGTGCTCCATGCTCGTCACGGATTTCTCCCCTCTGCGAATCGGACGCGCGTGGCGGGACTCGGTGACCACGCTGCTGTGCCCGGTGGACGTTCCGGTGGCGGAGGTTGACGCCCACAACGTCGTGCCGGCGTGGGTGGCGTCGGAGAAGCAGGAatacgcggcgaggaccatcCGGAAGAAGATCAACGGACGTCTCACCGACTTTCTCACCGACTTTCCAACGGTCGAGgacgtgcgcgaggcggcgacggaggctgccgcgggcgccgagaaACACCCGGTGAGAAGCGCCGGGTCCATCGATTGGGACGGCctgatcgacgcggcgcgggcaggcgcggggggggcggtGCCCGAGGTgctctcgccgtcgccgccgcggtcgagggcgccgggtgaaacagccgcgctcgcggcgctgtttGGTACCAGCGCCTCGTTTCTCCCCAATCGCCTCGCGCTGTACGGCAGCAGGAACGACCCCAACGTTCCGGAGGCGCTCTCCGGTCTCTCCCCGTACCTCCACTTTGGGCAGCTCTCGGCGCAGCGGTGCGCCGTCGAGGCTACGAAACACCGCGCGAAGCATCCGGAGGCTGTGGATTCATTTCTAGAAGAGCTCAtcgtccgacgcgagctcgcggataACTTTTGCCTCCACAACCCCCACTACGactccatcgcgggcgccccggggtgggcgcgggAGTCCCTCGCGTTGCACGCTTCCGATGCGCGAGAGTTTGCGTACACTTTGGAGGAGTTGGAGCATTCGCGAACGCACGACGAGCTCTGGAACGCGGCGCAGAAGGAGCTGACGCACCTGGGCACCATGCACGGGTTCCTGCGCATGTACTGGGCCAAGAAGATCCTGGAGTGGACCGGCGAGGgaccggaggaggcgctgcgaCGGGCGATTTATCTCAACGACAGGTACCAGCTGGACGGTCGCGATCCGAATGGTTACGTCGGGTGCATGTGGGCCATCTGCGGGGTTCACGACCAGGGCTGGAAAGAGCGCGACGTGTTCGGAAAGGTTCGGTACATGAACTACGCGGGGTGCAAGCGAAAGTTTAAGATCGCCGAGTACGTGGAGAGGGTGGAGAGGGAGGTt
- a CDS encoding predicted protein (Encode a conserved protein containing WD-40, PH, and HRGP domains), with translation MDEAAVASAEAEAEAAAAAKAAEAEREAAELTREDRRKILLSLPAVLVGSKRTVRGQVKVSRAAVSFIADRDQDDDRNGEESASTAEGSEKSKKRFWRWPIARVDEVHHARYRLQHVAVEIFLIDRRSAFLAFQDKRSARDAAMRIATCRPGITLMDRRRKLAAAQRAQERWCRRELSTFDYLMSLNTLAGRTRNDLTQYPVFPWVLSDYTSDSIDLNDPQVFRDLAKPVGALHEPRLKQFIERYQLLAEDPDSLTPPFHYGSHYSSAAIVLFFLIRLQPFTGLARSLQGGRFDHADRLFASVDRCWRACLESTADVKELIPEFYSLPEFLANSSGFNLGATQQGASVGDVALPPWADGSPHEFIRVMREALESETVSARMHLWIDLVFGHAQRGDESVKRRNVFHPLTYEGSVDLDAVKDPDARAAAESQIVNFGQTPAQLFRKPHPRRAPPPSPLPPIRHSPHSVALTSVTAPPRFPPNAPASPVAFVSVEGSDLASVGGGNLFGQSANVPGLPSGVKVVTASVDCAVGSHRFRRVAPFAAEAVVGSQHFATLAGGKILLSCGHWDHGLRVLSVEDSRELQIATGHRDLVTCISTTAGRVGRAGSRDTTVAVWEVTPPPDGWGGAHPSFSRGGGLGQRPRRILFGHADGVTCVAASAELDLVASGGADGAVLLHTLRQGRHLRTLRDAGSDAGVPSWLCFLEAPVAAVLVYDGDQLTLSTHGINSPSDAPPLATANATERLHALTLSPDGRFLVTGGEKGAVVVRNCHDLRVCARYDGPGPAVTALRTTPEECIVGGLADGRIAVWAPGVAGA, from the exons atggacgaggctgccgtcgcgagcgccgaggccgaggccgaggctgccgccgcggcaaaagctgcggaggctgagcgcgaggctgcggagcTCACGCGCGAGGATAGGCGTAAGATTCTGCTGAGCCTGCCCGCCGTGCTGGTCGGCTCCAAGCGAACGGTTCGGGGGCAGGTCAAGGtttcgcgcgccgcggtgagttTCATCGCGGATAGGGACCAGGACGACGATCGAAACGGCGAAGAATCCGCGTCAACCGCCGAGGGCAGCGAAAAGAGCAAGAAACGGTTCTGGCGCTGGCccatcgctcgcgtcgatgagGTTCACCACGCGAGGTACCGGCTGcagcacgtcgccgtcgagatTTTCCTCATCGATCGGCGGAGCGCGTTTCTCGCGTTTCAAGATAAGCgatcggcgcgcgacgccgccatgcGCATCGCGACGTGCAGGCCGGGGATCACGCTCATGGATCGGCGTCgtaagctcgccgcggcgcagcgcgcgcaggAGCGATGGTGCCGGCGTGAGCTTTCCACGTTTGACTACCTCATGTCGCTCAACACGCTCGCCGGTCGAACCAGGAACGATTTAACGCAATACCCCGTGTTTCCGTGGGTGCTGTCGGATTATACGTCCGACTCTATCGACCTGAACGACCCGCAGGTGTTCAGGGACCTGGCCAagcccgtcggcgccctccacgAACCGAGGCTCAAGCAGTTCATCGAGCGGTACCAGCTGCTGGCGGAGGATCCCGACAGCCTGACGCCGCCGTTTCACTACGGGTCGCACtactcctccgccgcgattgTCCTCTTCTTCCTCATCAGGCTCCAGCCGTTCACGGGGCTGGCGAGGTCGCTCCAGGGGGGACGATTCGACCACGCGGACAGGCTCTTCGCCTCCGTGGACAGGTGCTGGCGTGCGTGCCTCGAGTccaccgccgacgtcaaGGAGCTCATCCCGGAATTTTACTCCCTCCCCGAATTTCTCGCAAACTCCAGCGGCTTCAACCTGGGTGCCACTCAGCAaggcgcgtccgtcggcgacgtcgcgttaCCCCCGTGGGCCGATGGTTCCCCGCACGAGTTTATTCGCGTCATGCGCGAGGCTCTGGAATCCGAGACTGTCTCTGCCAGGATGCACCTGTGGATCGATCTCGTGTTTGGCCACGCGCAACGCGGAGACGAGAGCGTGAAGCGCCGCAACGTCTTCCACCCGCTCACGTACGAAGGGtccgtcgacctcgacgcggtcAAGGACccggacgctcgcgccgccgcggagtcgCAGATCGTCAACTTCGGCCAGACCCCCGCGCAGCTCTTCAGGAAACCCCACccgaggcgagcgccgcccccgtcgccgctcccgcccaTTCGCCACTCGCCGCACAGCGTCGCGCTGACATCCgtgacggcgccgcctcggttTCCCCCAAACGCGCCGGCATCACCCGTCGCTTTCGTCTCCGTCGAGGGATCGGACCTCGCGTCGGTCGGCGGGGGGAACCTCTTCGGGCAATCGGCGAACGTCCCCGGGCTTCCTTCTGGGGTCAAGGtggtgacggcgtcggtcgaTTGCGCCGTGGGCTCTCACCGGTTT CGAAGGGTCGCCCctttcgccgcggaggctgtcgTGGGTTCGCAGCAtttcgcgacgctcgcgggtggAAAAATTTTACTCTCGTGCGGACACTGGGACCACGGCCTGAGGGTGCTCTCCGTCGAGGACAGCCGCGAGCTGCAGATCGCGACCGGGCACAGGGACCTCGTGACGTGTATATCCACCACCGCCGGGCGGGTGGGACGCGC CGGCTCTCGCGATACCACGGTGGCCGTGTGGGaggtgacgccgccgcccgacgggtggggcggcgcgcatcCGTCCTtctctcgcggcggcgggctcgggcagcgtcctcgtcggatcCTCTTCGGTCACGCGGACGGGGtgacgtgcgtcgcggcttccgcggagctcgacctggtggcgtcggggggcgcggacggcgcggtgtTGCTGCACACGCTGCGCCAGGGCCGTCACCTGCGGACGCTCAGGGATGCGGGGTCGGATGCGGGCGTCCCGTCGTGGCTCTGTTTCCTcgaggcgcccgtcgcggcggttctCGTGTACGACGGGGATCAACTGACGCTCTCGACGCACGGGATCAACTCCCCGTCGGACGCGCCACCCCTCGCGACCGCGAACGCCACGGAGCGGCTGCACGCGCTGACGCTGTCGCCCGATGGACGTTTCCTGGTCACCGGGGGTGAGAAGGGtgcggtcgtcgtccgtaACTGTCACGACCTTCGCGTCTGCGCGCGCTACGACGGGCCGGggccggcggtgacggcgctgCGGACCACGCCGGAGGAGTGCATCGTCGGGGGACTCGCGGACGGGAGGATCGCGGTGTGGGCGCCGGGCGTGGCGGGAGCCTGA